A window of the Lactuca sativa cultivar Salinas chromosome 7, Lsat_Salinas_v11, whole genome shotgun sequence genome harbors these coding sequences:
- the LOC111904866 gene encoding trafficking protein particle complex II-specific subunit 130 homolog isoform X1: MANFLSQFQSIKNSCDRLIIAIDDVSDLWPLVKEGFEKRLPFKRATLNNKTRNPVTVDNLPAEFILASDQRVRSRFLPEQPLFWFKEPYATVVLVTCEDLDEFKTILKPRLKLTLQNDEKQWFIVFVSKAAPNNDQAYKMAQKVYGRLEVDFNSRKRERCCKLDLHGPETTTFWEDLQLKIMECIRNSLDRRIQFYEDEIRKLSEQRFMPIWSFCNFFILKESLAFMFQMAHLNEESLREYDELELCYLETVNNAGKQREFGGIDHGDDQAAILNPNNKQLSQIVEDDSFREFEFRQYLFSCQAKLLFKLKRPFEVASRGFSFIVSFSEALALRESGLPFCMREVWVLTACLGLVNATADHYKDGIVAPEIEKEFYRVKGELYTLCRVKFMRLAYLLGYGSDIERSPVNSASLSMLPWPKPAVWPSVPSDAASEVLVKEKMMQEATPRIKHFGIQKKPLPLEPSFLLHEANRQKSSRSTGNMDDDSNITFSFIVIRFVNILHDASSDSEAQSSQQRKLAEVFVASQHALRKTISDPGLWKSLSSLQEFEKKYLELSKGAADNYHHSWWKRHGVVLDGEIASVCFKNGNHDLAAKSYEKVCALYSGEGWHDLLADVLPNLAECQKILNDRAGYLSSCVRLLSLDKGLFLTNERQAFQSEVVRLAHSEMEDPVPLDVSSLITFSGNSGPPMELCDGDPGSLSVTLWCDFPDDITLESLSLTLTATNNADECVKAIRSGDVTILKPGRNTITLSLPPQKPGSYVLGVLTGQIGHLRFRSHGFSRGGPADSDDLMSYDKPTRPILKVFKPRSLVDLSAKVSSALLMNEAQWVGIIVKPFKYSLKGAVLHINTGPGLKIEESHDIEMETHFTSDDDNNNNNNINNNNNDDDSVVPKEFSKLTLKNGRIELPDWASNIVGVLWIPVRAINEGLPKGTSAGVVLSQRANVVDGLRTLALKLEFGVSRNQIFEKTVAVHFTDPFHVSTRVADKGNDGALLLQVILQSQVKASLTIHDAWLDLQDGSVHDGKPTSALFPLIVPPASRAGILFDEKKALHPDTILNIKYKISGDRNHGSHTPVSLETKAHDNDVLTFRSSLELQRPVLEPSLAVGFLPLPSNGLRVGQLFTMKWRIERLKFFKDETASGNNDEVVYEVKANLKNWMIAGRKRGHAPLSTKQGSRIEISILCVPLGAGYVRPPQLELPNVNRANIICNPAGPHLVCVLPPPLSSSFCIPA, encoded by the exons ATGGCGAATTTCTTATCTCAGTTTCAGTCCATCAAAAATTCTTGCGATCGCCTCATCATTGCAA TTGACGATGTGAGTGATTTGTGGCCCCTTGTGAAGGAAGGATTTGAGAAACGGCTTCCATTTAAAAGAGCTACATTGAACAACAAAACCCGAAATCCTGTGACTGTAGATAATCTTCCAGCCGAGTTTATCTTAGCATCAGATCAAAGGGTCAGAAGTCGTTTCCTTCCAGAGCAACCATTGTTTTGGTTTAAAGAACCATATGCAACTGTGGTTCTTGTGACCTGTGAG GATCTGGATGAGTTCAAAACAATTCTGAAACCACGTCTGAAATTAACCTTGCAAAATGATGAGAAACAGTGGTTCATTGTGTTTGTGTCTAAAGCTGCACCCAATAATGACCAAGCATACAAGATGGCACAAAAAGTTTATGGAAGACTTGAAGTTGATTTCAACTCAAGAAAAAGGGAAAG GTGCTGCAAATTGGATCTACATGGACCTGAAACAACAACTTTTTGGGAAGATTTACAGCTCAAAATCATGGAGTGCATTAGAAACAGTCTTGATAGGCGTATCCAGTTTTATGAGGATGAGATTCGAAAGCTCAGTGAACAACGTTTTATGCCTATTTGGAGTTTCTGTAATTTTTTCATTCTCAAG GAGAGCCTGGCATTCATGTTTCAAATGGCTCATCTTAATGAGGAATCATTGCGCGAATATGATGAACTAGAGCTCTGTTATTTGGAAACAG ttAACAATGCAGGAAAACAAAGGGAGTTTGGAGGAATAGACCATGGAGATGATCAAGCTGCAATATTAAACCCTAACAACAAACAACTGTCACAAATTGTTGAAGATGATTCCTTTAGGGAGTTTGAATTTCGACAATACCTTTTCTCCTGTCAAGCTAAG CTGTTATTCAAGCTAAAACGTCCATTTGAAGTTGCATCAAGAGGGTTTTCATTCATTGTTAGCTTCTCAGAAGCATTGGCCTTACGTGAG AGTGGTTTGCCCTTCTGTATGAGGGAAGTTTGGGTTTTAACTGCATGCTTGGGGTTGGTCAACGCAACTGCTGACCATTACAAGGATGGAATAGTGGCACCAGAGATAGAAAAAGAATTTTATCGTGTAAAAGGAGAGTTGTATACTCTATGTCGTGTTAag TTCATGAGGCTTGCATATTTACTTGGGTATGGATCTGATATAGAAAGAAGTCCAGTCAACAG TGCTTCACTTAGCATGTTGCCATGGCCTAAGCCAGCAGTTTGGCCTTCAGTTCCCTCTGATGCTGCATCCGAGGTTCTTGTGAAAGAAAAA ATGATGCAAGAAGCTACTCCAAGGATCAAACATTTTGGTATTCAGAAGAAACCATTGCCTCTTGAACCCTCTTTTCTTCTACATGAAGCTAATCGCCAAAAAAGCTCTCGTTCTACAGGTAATATGGATGATGATTCAAACATTACTTTTTCATTCATTGTTATCCGTTTTGTTAACATATTACATGATGCCAGCTCAGATTCCGAAGCACAATCATCTCAACAAAGGAAACTCGCTGAAGTTTTTGTGGCTTCTCAACATGCTCTACGTAAAACTATCTCCGATCCTGGTTTATGGAAGTCGTTGTCATCtttacaagagtttgag AAAAAGTATCTGGAGCTATCAAAGGGGGCTGCTGATAACTACCATCATTCATGGTGGAAAAGGCACGGAGTTGTCCTCGACGGCGAAATCGCCTCCGTCTGCTTCAAAAACGGCAACCACGATCTAGCTGCGAAATCATACGAGAAGGTTTGCGCGCTGTACTCCGGCGAAGGGTGGCATGATTTGTTAGCCGACGTACTCCCAAACTTAGCCGAATGCCAGAAAATCCTCAACGATCGAGCCGGATACCTTTCGTCATGTGTGCGATTGCTTTCACTCGATAAAGGCTTGTTCTTAACAAACGAACGTCAAGCGTTTCAATCAGAAGTCGTTCGTCTTGCTCATAGCGAAATGGAGGATCCTGTTCCGTTAGATGTGTCGTCGTTGATAACATTTTCCGGCAACTCAGGGCCGCCGATGGAGCTTTGCGACGGAGATCCGGGTTCGTTATCTGTAACTTTATGGTGTGATTTTCCAGATGATATCACTCTTGAATCACTTAGTCTCACCTTAACTGCCACCAATAACGCCGACGAATGCGTCAAG GCAATTAGAAGCGGTGATGTAACGATACTGAAGCCTGGGAGAAACACAATCACGCTTTCTTTACCCCCACAGAAACCCGGTTCGTATGTGTTGGGTGTTCTCACGGGGCAAATTGGTCATTTACGCTTTAGGTCTCATGGTTTCTCGAGAGGTGGGCCCGCTGATAGTGATGACCTCATGAGTTACGATAAACCCACTCGACCCATTCTGAAG GTGTTTAAACCAAGATCACTTGTTGATCTTTCTGCAAAAGTTTCATCTGCGTTATTAATGAATGAAGCTCAGTGGGTTGGAATAATTGTAAAGCCATTTAAATACTCCTTAAAAGGAGCTGTTTTGCATATCAACACTGGGCCTGGATTGAAGATTGAGGAGTCACATGACATAGAAATGGAGACACATTTTACTTCagatgatgataataataataataataatattaacaataataataatgatgatgATTCTGTTGTTCCAAAAGAATTTTCTAAACTTACTCTTAAAAATGGTAGAATAGAGTTACCAGATTGGGCAAGCAATATTGTTGGTGTTTTGTGGATACCTGTGCGTGCCATAAATGAAGGACTACCAAAAGGAACATCTGCag ggGTAGTATTGTCCCAAAGAGCAAATGTAGTCGATGGACTGAGGACATTAGCTCTAAAACTTGAATTTGGAGTGTCAAGAAATCAGATATTTGAAAAGACAGTAGCTGTTCATTTCACTGACCCATTCCACGTCAGCACACGTGTGGCAGACAAGGGCAATGATGGCGCTTTGCTTTTgcag GTGATATTACAGTCACAAGTCAAAGCCTCGTTGACTATTCATGATGCATGGTTAGATCTACAAGATGGTTCTGTTCATGATGGAAAACCAACATCTGCATTGTTTCCTCTCATTGTTCCTCCAGCCTCTAGAGCTGGAATTTTATTTG ATGAAAAGAAAGCATTGCATCCTGAcacaatattaaatattaaatacaaaatatCGGGAGACAGAAATCATGGGTCTCACACTCCCGTATCCTTGGAAACAAAAGCACATGACAATGATGTATTGACATTCAGGAGTTCTCTTGAGTTACAACGACCTGTTCTAGAACCTTCTTTAGCAGTTGGTTTTCTTCCTCTTCCTTCAAATGGTCTTAGAGTCGGCCAGCTTTTCACCATGAAATGGAGAATCGAAAGATTAAAGTTTTTTAAAGATGAAACAGCTTCTGGTAACAAC GACGAAGTAGTGTATGAAGTGAAGGCGAATTTAAAGAATTGGATGATTGCCGGAAGGAAGCGAGGCCATGCTCCCCTCTCCACAAAGCAAG GTTCAAGGATCGAGATTTCTATATTGTGTGTACCGCTAGGTGCTGGATATGTTCGGCCTCCACAACTGGAATTGCCAAATGTGAATCGGGCAAATATAATATGCAATCCTGCGGGACCACATTTGGTGTGTGTCCTACCTCCGCCTTTGAGCTCATCATTTTGCATTCCAGCGTGA
- the LOC111904866 gene encoding trafficking protein particle complex II-specific subunit 130 homolog isoform X2, with amino-acid sequence MANFLSQFQSIKNSCDRLIIAIDDVSDLWPLVKEGFEKRLPFKRATLNNKTRNPVTVDNLPAEFILASDQRVRSRFLPEQPLFWFKEPYATVVLVTCEDLDEFKTILKPRLKLTLQNDEKQWFIVFVSKAAPNNDQAYKMAQKVYGRLEVDFNSRKRERCCKLDLHGPETTTFWEDLQLKIMECIRNSLDRRIQFYEDEIRKLSEQRFMPIWSFCNFFILKESLAFMFQMAHLNEESLREYDELELCYLETVNNAGKQREFGGIDHGDDQAAILNPNNKQLSQIVEDDSFREFEFRQYLFSCQAKLLFKLKRPFEVASRGFSFIVSFSEALALRESGLPFCMREVWVLTACLGLVNATADHYKDGIVAPEIEKEFYRVKGELYTLCRVKFMRLAYLLGYGSDIERSPVNSASLSMLPWPKPAVWPSVPSDAASEVLVKEKMMQEATPRIKHFGIQKKPLPLEPSFLLHEANRQKSSRSTDSEAQSSQQRKLAEVFVASQHALRKTISDPGLWKSLSSLQEFEKKYLELSKGAADNYHHSWWKRHGVVLDGEIASVCFKNGNHDLAAKSYEKVCALYSGEGWHDLLADVLPNLAECQKILNDRAGYLSSCVRLLSLDKGLFLTNERQAFQSEVVRLAHSEMEDPVPLDVSSLITFSGNSGPPMELCDGDPGSLSVTLWCDFPDDITLESLSLTLTATNNADECVKAIRSGDVTILKPGRNTITLSLPPQKPGSYVLGVLTGQIGHLRFRSHGFSRGGPADSDDLMSYDKPTRPILKVFKPRSLVDLSAKVSSALLMNEAQWVGIIVKPFKYSLKGAVLHINTGPGLKIEESHDIEMETHFTSDDDNNNNNNINNNNNDDDSVVPKEFSKLTLKNGRIELPDWASNIVGVLWIPVRAINEGLPKGTSAGVVLSQRANVVDGLRTLALKLEFGVSRNQIFEKTVAVHFTDPFHVSTRVADKGNDGALLLQVILQSQVKASLTIHDAWLDLQDGSVHDGKPTSALFPLIVPPASRAGILFDEKKALHPDTILNIKYKISGDRNHGSHTPVSLETKAHDNDVLTFRSSLELQRPVLEPSLAVGFLPLPSNGLRVGQLFTMKWRIERLKFFKDETASGNNDEVVYEVKANLKNWMIAGRKRGHAPLSTKQGSRIEISILCVPLGAGYVRPPQLELPNVNRANIICNPAGPHLVCVLPPPLSSSFCIPA; translated from the exons ATGGCGAATTTCTTATCTCAGTTTCAGTCCATCAAAAATTCTTGCGATCGCCTCATCATTGCAA TTGACGATGTGAGTGATTTGTGGCCCCTTGTGAAGGAAGGATTTGAGAAACGGCTTCCATTTAAAAGAGCTACATTGAACAACAAAACCCGAAATCCTGTGACTGTAGATAATCTTCCAGCCGAGTTTATCTTAGCATCAGATCAAAGGGTCAGAAGTCGTTTCCTTCCAGAGCAACCATTGTTTTGGTTTAAAGAACCATATGCAACTGTGGTTCTTGTGACCTGTGAG GATCTGGATGAGTTCAAAACAATTCTGAAACCACGTCTGAAATTAACCTTGCAAAATGATGAGAAACAGTGGTTCATTGTGTTTGTGTCTAAAGCTGCACCCAATAATGACCAAGCATACAAGATGGCACAAAAAGTTTATGGAAGACTTGAAGTTGATTTCAACTCAAGAAAAAGGGAAAG GTGCTGCAAATTGGATCTACATGGACCTGAAACAACAACTTTTTGGGAAGATTTACAGCTCAAAATCATGGAGTGCATTAGAAACAGTCTTGATAGGCGTATCCAGTTTTATGAGGATGAGATTCGAAAGCTCAGTGAACAACGTTTTATGCCTATTTGGAGTTTCTGTAATTTTTTCATTCTCAAG GAGAGCCTGGCATTCATGTTTCAAATGGCTCATCTTAATGAGGAATCATTGCGCGAATATGATGAACTAGAGCTCTGTTATTTGGAAACAG ttAACAATGCAGGAAAACAAAGGGAGTTTGGAGGAATAGACCATGGAGATGATCAAGCTGCAATATTAAACCCTAACAACAAACAACTGTCACAAATTGTTGAAGATGATTCCTTTAGGGAGTTTGAATTTCGACAATACCTTTTCTCCTGTCAAGCTAAG CTGTTATTCAAGCTAAAACGTCCATTTGAAGTTGCATCAAGAGGGTTTTCATTCATTGTTAGCTTCTCAGAAGCATTGGCCTTACGTGAG AGTGGTTTGCCCTTCTGTATGAGGGAAGTTTGGGTTTTAACTGCATGCTTGGGGTTGGTCAACGCAACTGCTGACCATTACAAGGATGGAATAGTGGCACCAGAGATAGAAAAAGAATTTTATCGTGTAAAAGGAGAGTTGTATACTCTATGTCGTGTTAag TTCATGAGGCTTGCATATTTACTTGGGTATGGATCTGATATAGAAAGAAGTCCAGTCAACAG TGCTTCACTTAGCATGTTGCCATGGCCTAAGCCAGCAGTTTGGCCTTCAGTTCCCTCTGATGCTGCATCCGAGGTTCTTGTGAAAGAAAAA ATGATGCAAGAAGCTACTCCAAGGATCAAACATTTTGGTATTCAGAAGAAACCATTGCCTCTTGAACCCTCTTTTCTTCTACATGAAGCTAATCGCCAAAAAAGCTCTCGTTCTACAG ATTCCGAAGCACAATCATCTCAACAAAGGAAACTCGCTGAAGTTTTTGTGGCTTCTCAACATGCTCTACGTAAAACTATCTCCGATCCTGGTTTATGGAAGTCGTTGTCATCtttacaagagtttgag AAAAAGTATCTGGAGCTATCAAAGGGGGCTGCTGATAACTACCATCATTCATGGTGGAAAAGGCACGGAGTTGTCCTCGACGGCGAAATCGCCTCCGTCTGCTTCAAAAACGGCAACCACGATCTAGCTGCGAAATCATACGAGAAGGTTTGCGCGCTGTACTCCGGCGAAGGGTGGCATGATTTGTTAGCCGACGTACTCCCAAACTTAGCCGAATGCCAGAAAATCCTCAACGATCGAGCCGGATACCTTTCGTCATGTGTGCGATTGCTTTCACTCGATAAAGGCTTGTTCTTAACAAACGAACGTCAAGCGTTTCAATCAGAAGTCGTTCGTCTTGCTCATAGCGAAATGGAGGATCCTGTTCCGTTAGATGTGTCGTCGTTGATAACATTTTCCGGCAACTCAGGGCCGCCGATGGAGCTTTGCGACGGAGATCCGGGTTCGTTATCTGTAACTTTATGGTGTGATTTTCCAGATGATATCACTCTTGAATCACTTAGTCTCACCTTAACTGCCACCAATAACGCCGACGAATGCGTCAAG GCAATTAGAAGCGGTGATGTAACGATACTGAAGCCTGGGAGAAACACAATCACGCTTTCTTTACCCCCACAGAAACCCGGTTCGTATGTGTTGGGTGTTCTCACGGGGCAAATTGGTCATTTACGCTTTAGGTCTCATGGTTTCTCGAGAGGTGGGCCCGCTGATAGTGATGACCTCATGAGTTACGATAAACCCACTCGACCCATTCTGAAG GTGTTTAAACCAAGATCACTTGTTGATCTTTCTGCAAAAGTTTCATCTGCGTTATTAATGAATGAAGCTCAGTGGGTTGGAATAATTGTAAAGCCATTTAAATACTCCTTAAAAGGAGCTGTTTTGCATATCAACACTGGGCCTGGATTGAAGATTGAGGAGTCACATGACATAGAAATGGAGACACATTTTACTTCagatgatgataataataataataataatattaacaataataataatgatgatgATTCTGTTGTTCCAAAAGAATTTTCTAAACTTACTCTTAAAAATGGTAGAATAGAGTTACCAGATTGGGCAAGCAATATTGTTGGTGTTTTGTGGATACCTGTGCGTGCCATAAATGAAGGACTACCAAAAGGAACATCTGCag ggGTAGTATTGTCCCAAAGAGCAAATGTAGTCGATGGACTGAGGACATTAGCTCTAAAACTTGAATTTGGAGTGTCAAGAAATCAGATATTTGAAAAGACAGTAGCTGTTCATTTCACTGACCCATTCCACGTCAGCACACGTGTGGCAGACAAGGGCAATGATGGCGCTTTGCTTTTgcag GTGATATTACAGTCACAAGTCAAAGCCTCGTTGACTATTCATGATGCATGGTTAGATCTACAAGATGGTTCTGTTCATGATGGAAAACCAACATCTGCATTGTTTCCTCTCATTGTTCCTCCAGCCTCTAGAGCTGGAATTTTATTTG ATGAAAAGAAAGCATTGCATCCTGAcacaatattaaatattaaatacaaaatatCGGGAGACAGAAATCATGGGTCTCACACTCCCGTATCCTTGGAAACAAAAGCACATGACAATGATGTATTGACATTCAGGAGTTCTCTTGAGTTACAACGACCTGTTCTAGAACCTTCTTTAGCAGTTGGTTTTCTTCCTCTTCCTTCAAATGGTCTTAGAGTCGGCCAGCTTTTCACCATGAAATGGAGAATCGAAAGATTAAAGTTTTTTAAAGATGAAACAGCTTCTGGTAACAAC GACGAAGTAGTGTATGAAGTGAAGGCGAATTTAAAGAATTGGATGATTGCCGGAAGGAAGCGAGGCCATGCTCCCCTCTCCACAAAGCAAG GTTCAAGGATCGAGATTTCTATATTGTGTGTACCGCTAGGTGCTGGATATGTTCGGCCTCCACAACTGGAATTGCCAAATGTGAATCGGGCAAATATAATATGCAATCCTGCGGGACCACATTTGGTGTGTGTCCTACCTCCGCCTTTGAGCTCATCATTTTGCATTCCAGCGTGA
- the LOC111904866 gene encoding trafficking protein particle complex II-specific subunit 130 homolog isoform X3: MECIRNSLDRRIQFYEDEIRKLSEQRFMPIWSFCNFFILKESLAFMFQMAHLNEESLREYDELELCYLETVNNAGKQREFGGIDHGDDQAAILNPNNKQLSQIVEDDSFREFEFRQYLFSCQAKLLFKLKRPFEVASRGFSFIVSFSEALALRESGLPFCMREVWVLTACLGLVNATADHYKDGIVAPEIEKEFYRVKGELYTLCRVKFMRLAYLLGYGSDIERSPVNSASLSMLPWPKPAVWPSVPSDAASEVLVKEKMMQEATPRIKHFGIQKKPLPLEPSFLLHEANRQKSSRSTDSEAQSSQQRKLAEVFVASQHALRKTISDPGLWKSLSSLQEFEKKYLELSKGAADNYHHSWWKRHGVVLDGEIASVCFKNGNHDLAAKSYEKVCALYSGEGWHDLLADVLPNLAECQKILNDRAGYLSSCVRLLSLDKGLFLTNERQAFQSEVVRLAHSEMEDPVPLDVSSLITFSGNSGPPMELCDGDPGSLSVTLWCDFPDDITLESLSLTLTATNNADECVKAIRSGDVTILKPGRNTITLSLPPQKPGSYVLGVLTGQIGHLRFRSHGFSRGGPADSDDLMSYDKPTRPILKVFKPRSLVDLSAKVSSALLMNEAQWVGIIVKPFKYSLKGAVLHINTGPGLKIEESHDIEMETHFTSDDDNNNNNNINNNNNDDDSVVPKEFSKLTLKNGRIELPDWASNIVGVLWIPVRAINEGLPKGTSAGVVLSQRANVVDGLRTLALKLEFGVSRNQIFEKTVAVHFTDPFHVSTRVADKGNDGALLLQVILQSQVKASLTIHDAWLDLQDGSVHDGKPTSALFPLIVPPASRAGILFDEKKALHPDTILNIKYKISGDRNHGSHTPVSLETKAHDNDVLTFRSSLELQRPVLEPSLAVGFLPLPSNGLRVGQLFTMKWRIERLKFFKDETASGNNDEVVYEVKANLKNWMIAGRKRGHAPLSTKQGSRIEISILCVPLGAGYVRPPQLELPNVNRANIICNPAGPHLVCVLPPPLSSSFCIPA, translated from the exons ATGGAGTGCATTAGAAACAGTCTTGATAGGCGTATCCAGTTTTATGAGGATGAGATTCGAAAGCTCAGTGAACAACGTTTTATGCCTATTTGGAGTTTCTGTAATTTTTTCATTCTCAAG GAGAGCCTGGCATTCATGTTTCAAATGGCTCATCTTAATGAGGAATCATTGCGCGAATATGATGAACTAGAGCTCTGTTATTTGGAAACAG ttAACAATGCAGGAAAACAAAGGGAGTTTGGAGGAATAGACCATGGAGATGATCAAGCTGCAATATTAAACCCTAACAACAAACAACTGTCACAAATTGTTGAAGATGATTCCTTTAGGGAGTTTGAATTTCGACAATACCTTTTCTCCTGTCAAGCTAAG CTGTTATTCAAGCTAAAACGTCCATTTGAAGTTGCATCAAGAGGGTTTTCATTCATTGTTAGCTTCTCAGAAGCATTGGCCTTACGTGAG AGTGGTTTGCCCTTCTGTATGAGGGAAGTTTGGGTTTTAACTGCATGCTTGGGGTTGGTCAACGCAACTGCTGACCATTACAAGGATGGAATAGTGGCACCAGAGATAGAAAAAGAATTTTATCGTGTAAAAGGAGAGTTGTATACTCTATGTCGTGTTAag TTCATGAGGCTTGCATATTTACTTGGGTATGGATCTGATATAGAAAGAAGTCCAGTCAACAG TGCTTCACTTAGCATGTTGCCATGGCCTAAGCCAGCAGTTTGGCCTTCAGTTCCCTCTGATGCTGCATCCGAGGTTCTTGTGAAAGAAAAA ATGATGCAAGAAGCTACTCCAAGGATCAAACATTTTGGTATTCAGAAGAAACCATTGCCTCTTGAACCCTCTTTTCTTCTACATGAAGCTAATCGCCAAAAAAGCTCTCGTTCTACAG ATTCCGAAGCACAATCATCTCAACAAAGGAAACTCGCTGAAGTTTTTGTGGCTTCTCAACATGCTCTACGTAAAACTATCTCCGATCCTGGTTTATGGAAGTCGTTGTCATCtttacaagagtttgag AAAAAGTATCTGGAGCTATCAAAGGGGGCTGCTGATAACTACCATCATTCATGGTGGAAAAGGCACGGAGTTGTCCTCGACGGCGAAATCGCCTCCGTCTGCTTCAAAAACGGCAACCACGATCTAGCTGCGAAATCATACGAGAAGGTTTGCGCGCTGTACTCCGGCGAAGGGTGGCATGATTTGTTAGCCGACGTACTCCCAAACTTAGCCGAATGCCAGAAAATCCTCAACGATCGAGCCGGATACCTTTCGTCATGTGTGCGATTGCTTTCACTCGATAAAGGCTTGTTCTTAACAAACGAACGTCAAGCGTTTCAATCAGAAGTCGTTCGTCTTGCTCATAGCGAAATGGAGGATCCTGTTCCGTTAGATGTGTCGTCGTTGATAACATTTTCCGGCAACTCAGGGCCGCCGATGGAGCTTTGCGACGGAGATCCGGGTTCGTTATCTGTAACTTTATGGTGTGATTTTCCAGATGATATCACTCTTGAATCACTTAGTCTCACCTTAACTGCCACCAATAACGCCGACGAATGCGTCAAG GCAATTAGAAGCGGTGATGTAACGATACTGAAGCCTGGGAGAAACACAATCACGCTTTCTTTACCCCCACAGAAACCCGGTTCGTATGTGTTGGGTGTTCTCACGGGGCAAATTGGTCATTTACGCTTTAGGTCTCATGGTTTCTCGAGAGGTGGGCCCGCTGATAGTGATGACCTCATGAGTTACGATAAACCCACTCGACCCATTCTGAAG GTGTTTAAACCAAGATCACTTGTTGATCTTTCTGCAAAAGTTTCATCTGCGTTATTAATGAATGAAGCTCAGTGGGTTGGAATAATTGTAAAGCCATTTAAATACTCCTTAAAAGGAGCTGTTTTGCATATCAACACTGGGCCTGGATTGAAGATTGAGGAGTCACATGACATAGAAATGGAGACACATTTTACTTCagatgatgataataataataataataatattaacaataataataatgatgatgATTCTGTTGTTCCAAAAGAATTTTCTAAACTTACTCTTAAAAATGGTAGAATAGAGTTACCAGATTGGGCAAGCAATATTGTTGGTGTTTTGTGGATACCTGTGCGTGCCATAAATGAAGGACTACCAAAAGGAACATCTGCag ggGTAGTATTGTCCCAAAGAGCAAATGTAGTCGATGGACTGAGGACATTAGCTCTAAAACTTGAATTTGGAGTGTCAAGAAATCAGATATTTGAAAAGACAGTAGCTGTTCATTTCACTGACCCATTCCACGTCAGCACACGTGTGGCAGACAAGGGCAATGATGGCGCTTTGCTTTTgcag GTGATATTACAGTCACAAGTCAAAGCCTCGTTGACTATTCATGATGCATGGTTAGATCTACAAGATGGTTCTGTTCATGATGGAAAACCAACATCTGCATTGTTTCCTCTCATTGTTCCTCCAGCCTCTAGAGCTGGAATTTTATTTG ATGAAAAGAAAGCATTGCATCCTGAcacaatattaaatattaaatacaaaatatCGGGAGACAGAAATCATGGGTCTCACACTCCCGTATCCTTGGAAACAAAAGCACATGACAATGATGTATTGACATTCAGGAGTTCTCTTGAGTTACAACGACCTGTTCTAGAACCTTCTTTAGCAGTTGGTTTTCTTCCTCTTCCTTCAAATGGTCTTAGAGTCGGCCAGCTTTTCACCATGAAATGGAGAATCGAAAGATTAAAGTTTTTTAAAGATGAAACAGCTTCTGGTAACAAC GACGAAGTAGTGTATGAAGTGAAGGCGAATTTAAAGAATTGGATGATTGCCGGAAGGAAGCGAGGCCATGCTCCCCTCTCCACAAAGCAAG GTTCAAGGATCGAGATTTCTATATTGTGTGTACCGCTAGGTGCTGGATATGTTCGGCCTCCACAACTGGAATTGCCAAATGTGAATCGGGCAAATATAATATGCAATCCTGCGGGACCACATTTGGTGTGTGTCCTACCTCCGCCTTTGAGCTCATCATTTTGCATTCCAGCGTGA